Within the Chlorocebus sabaeus isolate Y175 chromosome 19, mChlSab1.0.hap1, whole genome shotgun sequence genome, the region CCAAGAGGCACCAAGCAAGATCACTTTACCCAGTGATAAGAGCTGTAAGGCTCACCTGGTTTTCAGTAGTCAATCGGGTGGTTCTGAAAACCACGCCCCAGTCTGAACGGTAAGAAGGCTCCCACAGCTTCAAGCGCGTGGCAAGACCATGGGGAACAGCATCTTGATACAGAATTAGATCAGCTCTGGGGAGCACAGCGCAGGCAAGAAGAGGCCCTCTCAGATCGCACTCTAGCTAATTAAGGTACTGTCCTGTGCggcatgtttttttgttttgggagagtgcggtggcacaatctcggttcactgcaacctttgcctccctggctcaagtgattctcgtgcctcagcctcctgagtagctgggactacaggcatgcaccacacctggctaatgtttgtatttttagtagaggcagggtttcaccatgttggccaggctggttttgaactcctggcctcaagtgatccacccgcctcaccctcccaaactgctgggattacaggcatgagtcaccacgcccagcaaagAAGTATGTTTCTCAAGAAGTGAAAGGCCAAGGGTCACTCCACTAGGCTTTTTCTGAACTTCCAGCTCCATTAATATCCTGACCTGAAGAACCAACCCCTTGCCTTTGCTGAGAACATGGAATGTTTCATGGACACAGTCCCTGTCCCCAAACCCCTCCTTTTCAAGGGGCCGCTGGTCATCTGGGGCACTGTTCTGGAGGTGCTGTGTCTGCTGGTCCCGCTTTGTTTCCACATCATCTACCACGACCAGCCGAAGTGGGGTGCAAAGGAGAGGGCACCCAGGCAGCAAGACACAGTGCACTCTGCGAGATTAGGCTGGTCCCATTTCCCCAGGGGCGCCTGTGGATGTGTCGCTCTGTCGCTCCGTCGCTCTGCTTCTGTTGCCGCAGACGTGAGGAGCAGAGAGGCTGTGGTGCACAGGGACCCTCAGTCATGGATGCGGAGCTGGTAGAGGCGAGAAGATGCAGCCTTCCGGATCCAGCGGAAGAGCTGGGCCAGCTTGTAGAggaagggcagggaggaaggggaagctgCAGGGCAGAGGGAGACTACCGTGAACGTCCTGCCCCTCTCGCCTGTCACTCTGCCATctcccagcctgggagacccCACCACCAATTACAcgtagttgttttgtttttttagaggcagggagtacagtcgcctaggctggagtacagtacaGTCCAtgttcggctcactgcagtctgaatctcctgggctcaagtgatcctcgcgcCTCAGCCTGTAGGTGCAGTTTCTCCTCCCCTCAGCATCATCGCTCCAATGAGTCGGGCCTGCTGCTGAGGGTCAGGGCCACTGGGCCAGGCCCTTCTGAAGCAGCCTTGGAAAGAGCAGGCTCAAATGTCCTCATGCCATCCCCACTAGGAGACTAGGGTTTACGAGACTAAAGGGCTTACAGGAACCATAAAGAATCATAAAGAATTTCTAAATCTGTATCAGCCAGGAGGTGGCCAGGGATGAACGCTGATGATACTAAGCATTCCGAGAGCTAACTCGTGACTTCTTTGTAAAGCAAACAGAGCCGTCCACGGGGGATCCCTGCTCAGCGTTCAGCAGACAGGTTAGAAGGAGACCTCTGAGCTATGTGAAGGAAACctcactggctgggcatggtggctcacacctacaattccagcactgtgggaggctgaggtgcgaggatcacttaaggccagaacTTGGAGACCATtgtggcaaacatggcgaaaccccgtctcaactaaaaacacaaaatgtagccgggcatggtggtatgtgcctgtaatcccagctacttgggagactgaggcaggagaatcgcttgaacccaggaggtggaggttgcagtgcgccactgcaacctgggcaacattccagcctgggcagcagagcaagactctgtctcagaaataaaaacaaaaaagtaggccaggcacagtggctcacgcctgtaatcccagcactttggaaggctgaggcaggcggatcacgaggtcaggagtttgagatcatcctggctaacacggtgaaaccccgtctctactaaaagtacaaaaaattagccgggtgtggtggcgggcgcctgtagtcccagctactcgggaggctgaggcaggagaatggcgtgaagccaggaggcagagcttgcagtgagccgagattgcgccactgcactccagcctgggccacaaagcaagactctgtctctaaaaaaaaaaaacaaaaaaaattagcaggacatggcggcgggcgcctgtagtcccagtgacttgggaggcagaggagagaagatcgcttgagcctaggcggcagaggttgcagtgagccaagatcacgctggtgcactccagcctggacaacagagaaagaccctgtctcaaaaaaataaataaattaattaattaaattaaatttaaattaaaataaataaataaaattttctttttaaaaaaaaaaagctcactgaataagagaaagagaaatggggaAACAGGGAGAATCTAAAGACTAAGTTAATAAATGGCAGTTCTCAAAACAGACGAACCATTTGAAGGGTTTCTGATTTCCTCTTAAATTTCGAAACTTAATCATATTCTAAGTCTAAATTCATGAGAAGAGTAGAGATTAGAACATAACTCACATTGAGTAACACAGAAAAACCTAAAAGAGTGAGTGCCTAAGTTTGGCCTCATGCACCTGAGGGGTCAATCCTCAGGAAATCACCAAGGttgttcccaaatatcacttagggaGCTCATTCCTTCTTCACAGCCAGGCAGAAAACAGAACAACCACCCAAATGTTCAAATACAGGGGTTGTTAAATTACTTAGGGGCATTCCTGGGAACTGGAATATTTAGCCATTTAAGGCCATGCTTGAAAGCATATGTATAACATGTAACTGCCTACAATCTCTATTACCACAGAAACAGACTGAAAGCATAGCAGAGTAGCAGATTTCTGTgcctttctttatacttttctctattttccacatttttttttcctttttgagacagagtttcgccctgtcgcctaggctagagggcaatggtgcaatctcggctcactgcaacctccgcctcccaggttcaagcaatgctccctgcctcagcctccctagttgctgggattacaggcacacaccaccacacccagctaatttttgtatttttagtagagatggggtttcaccatgttggccaggctggtctcgaactccttacctcaggtgatccatccgcctcggcctcccaaagtgctgggattataggcatgagccaccatgtccagcctatttCCCACATTTTCTAAAAGGTATGAGTTTTTCATTTACAACTTGTTTCGAATTAACACTTCATTAGACATTAATACTTGAATTAACACTTTTGTAGACATTCTGATGAGgggaagtttattatttttttttttttttgagacagagtcttgctctgtcgcccagactggagtgcagcagcgcgatcttggctcactgcaatctctgcctcctgggttcaagctactctcctgcctcaacctcccaagtagctgggactacaggcacatgccactacgcctcgttaattttttttgtacctttagtagagacgggattttacaacgttggccacactggtctctatctcttgaccttgtgatctgcctgcctcggcctcccaaagagctgagattacaggcgtgagccaccgtgcctggccaaggggaagtttttttaaattctgaggtTCTGGTCAGAGGTCAGCCCTAGAAAAAGTAGAGGGCTATGACTCAGTCCATGTTCAGGAGTCAGGAGGGCCAAACGGACTTTCTCCCGGCTGCTCTCACAGACTTCAGGACTGGCCTCTCCTTCTGGGTGGGGCTGACTCATGCCCCAGTCTAGCAATTCCTCCTTGTGGAACAGACTCGGGGGGGAAATGTCATAGGAGAGGCCCTCATTCCCAGTAGGACTCTGACAGGAGTACTGACAAACACCCACTCCCACAGGCCCAGCCCTGACAACAACCCCTTcccaggaaggaggggggaagagtCTCCACCACTTACCTGGATCAAACCTCACCACCAGGAGACAGAGGATCAAGACAGCCAGGAGGCTCTTTTTGAAGGGCAGAGAAAAGAAGTGGCTCACCGCAGAGTCCCAAAGCTGGCGAACCAACATCGGTAGTGACAGGAACTTGTGGGAGACAGAGCCTGGCCAGGGAGACAGAGCACAGCTTCAGGGGAGTCACGGGAATCAGCTTCCCTGACCCCAACCTCTGCGCTTGCTTCTAAGAGCtgagcaggctgggcacggtggctcacgcctgtaatcccagcactctgggaggcaaggccgaggcgggcggatcaacagaggtcgggagttcaagaccagcctagctaacatggtgaaatcccgtttctactaaaaatgcaaaaaattagccgggcatggccatgtgcgcctgtagtcccagctacttgggaggctgaggcacaagaatcacttgaacctgggaggtggaggctgcagtaagccaagatcgtgccattgcactccaacttgggcaacaagagtgaaactgtctcaaaaaaaaaaaaaaaaaaaaaaaaggccggcgtggtggctcatgccagtaatcccagcacttttgggaggccgaggcaggtaggtCACGGggtcggatcatgaggtcaggagatcgagaccatcctggctaacacagtgaaacccagtctctactaaaaatacaaaaaattagccaggcgcggtggcgggcgcctgtagtcccagctacttgggaagctgaggcaggagaagcacttgaactgggaggcagaggttgcagtgagcacagtgagccgagatcgcgccactgcactccagcctgggcgacagagcgagactcccgtgtcaaaaaaaaaaaaaacaaaaaaagctgagCAGAAGGGTACTAAGTATTGGCTAAAGCCTTCGTACCTTAACTGCAGATACTCTTGCAACTCTCATGAATATAAATGATTTTCCTCATGTTTATTACTTATTTTGACTATATATTATTTACTATATTGAGTGAATCTttgtaaaagttttttaaaacctttcagaacggccgggtgcaatggctcatgctcgtaatcccagcactttgggaggctgagacagccagatcacgaggtcaggaaatcgagaccatcctggctaacacagtgaaatcctgtctctactaaaaatacaaaaaattagccggggctgggcacagtggctcacggctgtaattccagcactttgggaggctgaggcagatggatcacgagatcaggggatcgagaccatcctggctaatgtggtgaaaccccgtctctactaaaaatacataaatttagccaggcgtggtggtgggtgcccagctactcaggaggctgaggcaggagaatggcatgaacccaggaggcgaagcgtgcagtgagcggagatcacgccactgcactccagcctgggcgacagagcgagactccgtctccccaaaaaaaaaaaaagagatggtgaCTTTCTGTCCATGGAAGTACTCACAACTAGACTAGATCATTACTCAAGGAAAAGGGCGGAAAAGATGATTCAGGGACCAGGGAAAGGCTCTGCAAATTAGTTTcttatattcctttggctatCCCAGCAGATCTCAGCTGCGTCTATACTGGGGCCAGCGTTTAAAGGAGGAAGGACATCCCACCCAGACCAGTATGGTGGAAGCAAGAGACCTCGGCAGAGGACTCCAGTGGAAAAATGACTTTCAAAAGACAAGTCAAGGTCCCAAGACCCAGCAACACCTTCCCATGTGGAGATTCTCCTTCCACTGCCAACTTCAGAGGGTCTGGGCTTCACTTTGTTAAGGAATTCAACAGGCCTCCTATTCTGTGATTCAAGAGTTATTTATACAGAGAACTGCTCCTAAGCTCCCAGGAGTTTCACGATGGTACAGTGCAAGGCCACAGATCCGCTTTACAGAGGTCACAAAGGGATAATGTCCTACCTTCCTCGTTTGGCTTCTGGGCCTCCTCAGAGCCTGAGTgttcctgttgctgctgctgcctcGCTGTGTGAATGGCCTGAAGTACATCCAATCGCCGCTCCTCACCGAAAGCTGCAGAGCCCACCACTAGCTCCTCAGCCTCCGACAAGCAGCCCAGAGGCAACAGCACCCGCTGCACGTGAAATTCTGCCAAGGCTCCATATTCTGGAAGGTCTTGGTTGGCTGGGTCTTGGAGCCAGGCACCCACCACATCCAGCACAGCTCTAGGCTCTTGCATTTTGCTGTATAAAAGAATGCTGCAGTCCCCAAAAAACCCGATCCCAACAAAATTAGAGTCAGTGCTCAATGATTGGTTCATTTCTCATGACCACTATGCTTCTCCTATCCAACCCCTCCTCACTGTGCCCTCCAGCCCTGTCCGACGAAATGTGGATGCTAATGGCAATTTGCCATGACACACCCATCACTAACAGCATACTCAACAGGAAGCTGAAAGCCTTGCCTCTAAGATCGGGAGCAAGACAAAGATGGCTACTTCGACCGTTTTTTATTCAACAGAGTACTGGAGGTcacagccagagcaatcaggcaacagaaagaaataaaaggtatccaaattggaaaggaggaagtaaaattatcccTGTCTGCAGATAATAAGATCTTATATagggaaaaccctaaagactccaccaaaagagAGAACTAATAAACGGATTCAGTAAAGTTGtgggatacaaaaatcaatgtacaaaaaaacAGCGTTTATATACTACTGGAAAAGAGaccaagaaaacaattccatttacaatagctaccaaaaaaaaacatacctaggaataaattaaaccaaggtggtaaaagatctctacactgAAGACTATAAAACCTGATGAAAGAAGTTGAAagggacacacaaaaaaatggaacgATATCATGTGTTCATTCACAAATTGgaagaatattattaaaatactcaaagcaatctacagatttaatgcaatctctatcaaaacaccaatggcattcttcacagaaacagaaaaaacaatcctggccaggcgtggtggctcacacctgtaatcccagcactctgggaggccgaggcaggcggatcatggggtcaggagatcgagaccattgtggctaacacggtgaaaccccgtctctactaaaaatacaaaaaaattagccaggcctggtgacgggcacctgtagtcccagctacttgggaggctgaggcaggagaaaggtgtgaacctgggaggcagagcttgcagtgaaccgagatcacaccagtgcagtccagcctgagcaacacagcaagactctgtctcacaaaaaaaaaaaaaaaaaaaaaaagagaaagaaacaaaaatcctgaaattcatatggaatcacaaaagaccccaaatggCTAAAGCAGTTgtgggcaaaaagaacaaagctggaggtatcatattacctgacttcaaactatactacacaaAGCTATAATAGTAACCACAACAGAATGGTTCTGCTCTCATGGtatggcataaaaacagacaaaatagaacagaacagagagcccagaaataaattcatgcacctacagccaactgattttcaacaaaggtgccaagaacacacacaggggaaaagacagtctcttcaataaatggtgctgggaaaatcggATATCCTTATGCAGGAGACCAGACCCCTACCTTtccccacacacaaaaattaactcaaaatggattcaaGACTGAAGTGTAAAATCCGAAACTATGAAACCTCtagaagaaagcaaaggagaaatgccTCACAATCCTGGGCTGAGCAAGGGTTTTTTAAAGTAAGACCTTAAAAGCActggtaacaaaagcaaaaatggacaaatgaaattacatcaaactaaaaacttctgcatagcaaaggaagcaattaagagtgaagaaacaacctacagaataggagaaaatatttgcaaactatctatctgacaaagagTTAATATCCAGACTACATCACGAACttaacagcaggaaaaaaaaaaaaaaacctgattcaaaaggaaaaaagacctcaatagacatttctcatttctcagaagaagatgtACCACAGCCAACAGGTatctgaaaaaatgttcaacaccactaatcaccagggaaatgccaatcaaaaccacactgaggcACCACCTCGCTCCAGGTAGAACAGCTCttatcaaaaaggcaaaagaaaatcagtgttggtgagggtgcggatgtggagaaagggagcacttacacactgctggtgggactgtaaactggtatagccattatggaaaccaGAATGC harbors:
- the PEX26 gene encoding peroxisome assembly protein 26 isoform X1: MKSDCSTSAAPFRGIGGPLRSSEPVRAAPARAPAVDLLEEAADLLVVHLDFRAALETCERAWQSLANHALPEEPAGTSLEVKCSLCVVGIQALAEMDRWQEVLSWVLQYYQVPEKLPPKVLELCILLYSKMQEPRAVLDVVGAWLQDPANQDLPEYGALAEFHVQRVLLPLGCLSEAEELVVGSAAFGEERRLDVLQAIHTARQQQQQEHSGSEEAQKPNEEGSVSHKFLSLPMLVRQLWDSAVSHFFSLPFKKSLLAVLILCLLVVRFDPASPSSLPFLYKLAQLFRWIRKAASSRLYQLRIHD
- the PEX26 gene encoding peroxisome assembly protein 26 isoform X2 gives rise to the protein MKSDCSTSAAPFRGIGGPLRSSEPVRAAPARAPAVDLLEEAADLLVVHLDFRAALETCERAWQSLANHALPEEPAGTSLEVKCSLCVVGIQALAEMDRWQEVLSWVLQYYQVPEKLPPKVLELCILLYSKMQEPRAVLDVVGAWLQDPANQDLPEYGALAEFHVQRVLLPLGCLSEAEELVVGSAAFGEERRLDVLQAIHTARQQQQQEHSGSEEAQKPNEEASPSSLPFLYKLAQLFRWIRKAASSRLYQLRIHD